In Crateriforma spongiae, the following proteins share a genomic window:
- a CDS encoding TlpA disulfide reductase family protein → MPLNFIQALPAFPAAVIAIAVSMVATTANGEPAPLSIGDKAPALAIEHWIQDGNGYFKPVEKFDDGTVYVVEFWATWCPPCVASMPHLAELQDRYRGNDVQIISVSTEPLSTIEPFLEQEHPQVESTVAEITSRYCLTTDPDESVYTDYMLASNQNGIPMAFLVGKTGQIEWIGHPMRLDEPLQAVIDGDWDRKAFKQQFDAEQRGRELGVELSRLYSANKIDEAIELLDREIDATQYEPFKELLINLRYEIRFESDRLDEDVLKFYRQRLKEAKTDPNLMTQLSLSTLNALRRESELQGFDDEVIAAMRETMGDLSPAGVVQAQQILTQMYLVRGQNDQALQALQQAVDKAEGGAKERLQVQLERLTEQLNPTEPEDDSADDEDDS, encoded by the coding sequence ATGCCCCTGAATTTCATCCAAGCCCTGCCGGCGTTTCCCGCCGCCGTTATCGCCATCGCCGTATCGATGGTCGCCACCACCGCCAACGGCGAACCCGCCCCGCTGTCGATCGGCGACAAGGCGCCGGCCCTAGCGATCGAACACTGGATCCAAGACGGCAATGGATATTTCAAACCGGTCGAAAAGTTCGACGACGGTACCGTCTATGTCGTCGAGTTTTGGGCCACCTGGTGCCCGCCGTGCGTCGCCAGCATGCCCCACTTGGCCGAACTGCAAGACAGGTATCGCGGCAACGACGTGCAAATCATCAGCGTCAGCACCGAACCGCTTTCGACGATCGAACCGTTCCTGGAACAAGAACATCCCCAGGTCGAATCGACCGTCGCTGAAATCACCTCACGCTACTGTCTGACAACCGACCCGGATGAATCGGTCTACACCGATTACATGCTGGCATCCAACCAGAACGGCATCCCGATGGCGTTCTTGGTCGGCAAGACGGGCCAGATCGAATGGATCGGCCATCCGATGCGTTTGGATGAACCATTGCAAGCCGTGATTGATGGCGACTGGGACCGCAAAGCGTTCAAGCAACAGTTTGACGCCGAACAGCGTGGCCGCGAATTGGGCGTAGAACTCAGCCGGTTGTACAGCGCCAACAAAATCGATGAAGCCATCGAACTGCTGGATCGCGAAATCGATGCGACGCAGTACGAGCCTTTCAAGGAACTGTTGATCAACCTGCGATACGAAATCCGATTTGAATCCGATCGGTTGGACGAAGACGTGCTGAAGTTCTATCGCCAACGACTGAAAGAAGCCAAAACGGACCCGAACTTGATGACGCAGCTGTCGTTGTCCACCCTGAACGCCCTCCGTCGCGAATCCGAATTGCAAGGCTTCGACGACGAAGTCATCGCGGCGATGCGGGAGACGATGGGTGACCTGAGCCCCGCTGGTGTGGTTCAGGCCCAACAAATTTTGACGCAGATGTATCTCGTTCGTGGCCAAAACGATCAAGCCCTTCAAGCCTTGCAGCAGGCGGTCGACAAGGCCGAAGGCGGGGCCAAGGAACGCTTGCAAGTCCAACTGGAACGGCTGACCGAACAGCTGAACCCGACGGAACCGGAAGACGATTCGGCGGACGACGAAGACGATTCCTGA
- a CDS encoding ABC transporter ATP-binding protein, translating to MIVVNELSKVYDDHLAVAGVTFELQQGQICGLVGPNGAGKTSTLRCIAGLIASSDGEIQVNDLPVTLNSAAVKRQIAYVPDDPPLFDDLTVGDHLEFIGQIYDIPDARTKASYWLNRFDLAGKYDAGATTLSRGMRQKLAVCCAYLADPKVLLLDEPLTGLDPPAIRTLLDSVHEMAENGKTVILSSHLLAMISEVCTHLLVMKSGQAVYFGPKSGLVGDGVGAESLEAAFFAATESSPLELVAT from the coding sequence ATGATTGTTGTCAACGAGCTATCGAAAGTCTACGACGATCATTTGGCCGTTGCCGGGGTCACGTTTGAATTACAGCAGGGCCAGATTTGTGGTCTGGTGGGGCCCAATGGCGCTGGCAAGACCAGCACCCTGCGTTGTATCGCCGGATTGATCGCATCAAGCGATGGTGAGATCCAAGTCAACGATTTGCCCGTGACGCTGAACAGTGCGGCGGTCAAACGCCAGATCGCGTACGTTCCCGATGATCCGCCGTTGTTTGATGATTTGACGGTCGGCGATCACCTAGAGTTCATCGGGCAGATCTATGACATTCCCGACGCCAGGACGAAGGCGTCGTATTGGTTGAACCGTTTCGACTTGGCAGGCAAGTATGACGCAGGCGCGACGACGTTGTCCCGCGGGATGCGGCAAAAGCTGGCGGTCTGTTGTGCTTACCTGGCGGATCCCAAAGTCTTGTTGCTGGACGAACCTTTGACGGGGTTGGACCCGCCGGCAATTCGCACGTTGCTGGACTCTGTTCACGAGATGGCCGAAAACGGAAAGACCGTCATTCTTAGCAGCCATTTGCTGGCGATGATCAGTGAGGTTTGCACGCATCTGTTGGTCATGAAATCCGGTCAAGCGGTCTACTTTGGACCCAAGAGCGGCCTGGTGGGCGATGGTGTTGGCGCAGAGTCACTGGAAGCGGCGTTCTTCGCAGCCACCGAGTCGTCGCCTTTGGAATTGGTGGCGACATGA
- a CDS encoding cysteine hydrolase family protein, with product MNRGLGPHDGTPDDGYLSHEDPLRDVYHHSFVDNPAHRDFMVEGHTALMCIDLQYLDAAPGHGVFADVENSGVSQEAQQYYFDRLDQMVLPGVRKLQDVFRQHKMEVIHTRIQSLTRDGRDRSKGHRRLDLLAPPGSREADFLEAVAPQDELDEIVINKTASGVFSSTNVHYVLKNLGIESLFVVGVYTNECVETTVRDACDLGYLVTVVEDCCATVTPELHEASLATLRDRYARIMTLEEAERTVQRLGPLQRNKA from the coding sequence ATGAATCGAGGATTGGGACCCCACGACGGGACACCGGATGATGGATACTTGTCGCACGAAGATCCGCTGCGCGATGTCTATCATCATTCCTTTGTGGATAACCCGGCCCACCGTGATTTCATGGTGGAAGGCCACACGGCGCTGATGTGCATTGATCTTCAGTACTTAGACGCGGCGCCCGGCCATGGAGTGTTTGCGGATGTCGAAAACAGTGGTGTATCGCAGGAGGCCCAGCAGTACTATTTCGACCGATTGGACCAGATGGTGTTGCCGGGCGTTCGCAAGCTTCAAGACGTGTTTCGACAACACAAAATGGAAGTGATCCACACCCGGATCCAATCCTTGACACGTGACGGTCGTGATCGCAGCAAGGGGCATCGCCGGTTGGATTTGCTGGCACCGCCGGGATCGCGTGAAGCGGATTTCTTGGAGGCGGTGGCCCCGCAAGACGAACTGGATGAGATTGTGATCAACAAGACGGCCAGCGGCGTCTTTTCATCCACCAACGTCCACTACGTGCTGAAGAATCTTGGCATCGAGTCGTTATTCGTTGTCGGGGTCTACACCAACGAGTGTGTCGAAACAACGGTTCGGGATGCCTGTGACTTGGGGTACCTGGTCACGGTGGTCGAAGACTGTTGTGCAACCGTGACGCCGGAGCTGCATGAGGCGTCACTGGCAACGCTGCGTGACCGATACGCACGGATCATGACGCTGGAAGAGGCGGAGCGGACGGTCCAGCGATTGGGGCCGCTTCAGCGGAATAAAGCATAA
- a CDS encoding Zn-dependent hydrolase encodes MKVDLERIKADVLALAKIGRDPGDHGIYRMAFTEADMAGKRWLSERIEDAGLQLSADGAANISGTLPGDDSDKPRVLIGSHIDTVPCAGALDGALGVIVGLECLRTLRASGVTLSRTLELIAFSDEEGRFGGMFGSQAICGQIHPEWIQTHVDTDGVAIADAMTACGYQPMDALDAARDPSTIDCYLELHIEQGPVLDALHRPVGIVDEITGLFTWSVSFRGEANHAGTTPMEMRNDAFMGLADFAHEIPRILAENGSERSRATVGKAQILPGAVNTVPGMVEFSLDVRDTSSMVLEELQTSFRKALSAIARRRNLIFEFEQRSYLPPVSCHQKVVAALLDGAKQLEMEPHVMCSGAAHDAQVMGTMVPTGMIFVPSKNGQSHSPAEWTAWSDIEAGANVMLKALLELSK; translated from the coding sequence TTGAAAGTGGACCTGGAACGGATCAAGGCGGATGTTCTGGCACTGGCGAAGATCGGTCGCGATCCGGGGGATCACGGGATCTATCGTATGGCGTTCACCGAAGCCGACATGGCTGGAAAGCGATGGCTGAGTGAACGCATCGAAGACGCTGGATTGCAGTTGTCCGCCGATGGTGCGGCCAATATTTCTGGCACCTTGCCCGGCGACGATAGCGACAAGCCGCGAGTGTTGATCGGAAGCCACATCGATACCGTCCCGTGCGCCGGTGCATTGGATGGTGCGTTGGGTGTGATCGTGGGCTTGGAATGTTTGCGGACACTGCGTGCGTCCGGCGTCACCCTGTCGCGGACATTGGAACTGATCGCATTCAGCGACGAAGAAGGCCGGTTCGGCGGCATGTTTGGTTCCCAAGCCATCTGTGGCCAAATCCACCCGGAATGGATCCAGACGCATGTGGATACCGACGGCGTGGCGATCGCCGATGCAATGACCGCATGCGGTTATCAACCAATGGATGCCCTTGATGCGGCTCGGGATCCGTCCACGATCGATTGCTATCTGGAACTGCACATCGAACAAGGGCCGGTGCTGGACGCACTGCATCGGCCGGTCGGGATTGTGGATGAGATCACCGGTCTGTTCACCTGGTCGGTCAGTTTTCGTGGTGAGGCCAACCATGCCGGCACGACGCCGATGGAGATGCGCAATGATGCGTTCATGGGCTTGGCCGATTTTGCGCACGAAATCCCTAGGATTCTGGCGGAAAACGGCAGCGAACGCAGTCGCGCGACCGTCGGGAAGGCTCAAATTTTGCCCGGTGCGGTCAACACCGTGCCCGGAATGGTCGAATTTTCTCTAGACGTTCGCGATACATCGTCGATGGTCTTGGAGGAGCTACAAACGTCGTTTCGGAAAGCACTGTCGGCAATTGCCCGGCGGCGAAACTTGATCTTCGAATTCGAACAACGAAGCTATCTACCACCTGTTTCTTGTCACCAGAAGGTCGTCGCGGCATTGCTGGACGGGGCGAAACAACTGGAAATGGAGCCGCACGTGATGTGTAGCGGGGCGGCACACGACGCCCAGGTGATGGGCACGATGGTCCCGACGGGGATGATTTTCGTCCCCAGCAAGAACGGCCAAAGCCATTCACCCGCGGAATGGACGGCCTGGTCGGACATCGAAGCGGGGGCCAACGTGATGTTGAAAGCACTATTGGAATTATCGAAATGA
- the asnB gene encoding asparagine synthase (glutamine-hydrolyzing), whose protein sequence is MCGIAGFWNPKRTNERDLRSVLDPMLDVLDHRGPDERGSHISVDKGLAIGHTRLSIVGLDCGHQPIASSDRAIVGTVNGELYGYKKSRASLACESRSCDGKSDSAIAIPLYEKYGLDFVHHLRGEFAVVLFDGKRNRLILVRDRFGIKPLYFAINSDGVVWGSEVKAILRHPDHPPRLCPKAAIHQMMQVMVPGSTAFQGVQALLPGHMMVIDFEQNRFESKTHRYWDLNFPVQHETNVDPAEYVQGVQDRLIDAVAARLEADVPVGCYLSGGIDSCSILGLATHLQQSPVKAFTIAFDSDEYDESNIAALMAKRTGAEQELLRLTEKELYGPAFERATWHAERTFYNTLAVAKWHMSRRVRACNYKAVITGEGSDELFGGYAFFRRDYLGKEDRDQILSGATLSEKELSHPAWEDLCGYTPSWIQPWMMTLERVKPLLSQNMRDLLQEYDPVAAVANAIDPEQVRGRNRLDISQYTWSKTMLEGQILTWGGDRMDMANSMEARPAFLDHHVAEYAVQIPPDVRIRDGVEKWVVREAMVNVLPRELYEREKFAFMAPPAHTDPVKRQAVQEMLDHWLTDQRLADAGLLDQQSIRDFVSDAWQETDSTIARRNDIIINHALQLHMLHGQYVEDLPLPAVD, encoded by the coding sequence ATGTGTGGAATCGCAGGTTTTTGGAATCCCAAACGGACCAACGAACGCGATCTTCGATCGGTCTTGGATCCGATGTTGGATGTGTTGGATCACCGCGGCCCGGATGAGCGTGGCAGTCATATCTCGGTCGACAAGGGATTGGCCATCGGGCATACGCGTTTGTCCATCGTGGGTCTGGATTGTGGGCACCAACCGATCGCGTCATCGGATCGTGCCATTGTCGGCACGGTCAACGGGGAACTGTACGGGTACAAGAAGAGCCGCGCATCGCTGGCTTGTGAATCGCGATCCTGTGACGGAAAAAGTGACAGCGCGATTGCCATTCCGTTGTACGAAAAATACGGGCTGGACTTTGTTCACCATTTGCGCGGTGAGTTTGCCGTTGTGTTGTTTGACGGCAAACGGAATCGCTTGATCTTGGTGCGTGACCGTTTCGGAATCAAACCGCTTTACTTTGCGATCAATTCCGACGGTGTTGTTTGGGGATCGGAAGTCAAAGCGATTTTGCGGCACCCCGATCACCCGCCACGTCTGTGCCCAAAAGCGGCCATCCATCAGATGATGCAGGTCATGGTGCCGGGATCGACGGCGTTCCAGGGCGTGCAGGCGCTTTTGCCTGGGCACATGATGGTGATCGACTTTGAACAAAATCGTTTCGAATCCAAAACCCATCGATACTGGGATCTGAACTTCCCCGTTCAGCACGAAACAAACGTCGATCCGGCGGAGTATGTCCAAGGAGTGCAAGATCGGCTGATCGATGCCGTTGCCGCACGACTGGAAGCCGACGTTCCGGTGGGATGCTATCTGTCGGGCGGAATCGACAGTTGTTCGATTTTGGGATTGGCCACTCACTTACAGCAATCGCCTGTGAAGGCGTTCACGATCGCTTTTGACAGCGATGAGTACGACGAATCGAATATTGCCGCGTTGATGGCCAAGCGGACCGGTGCAGAGCAAGAGTTGTTGCGTCTGACGGAAAAGGAACTGTATGGTCCCGCGTTTGAAAGAGCGACTTGGCACGCCGAGCGGACGTTTTACAACACGTTGGCTGTCGCCAAGTGGCACATGAGCCGACGGGTTCGCGCCTGCAATTACAAGGCGGTGATCACCGGCGAAGGCAGTGATGAGTTGTTCGGCGGCTATGCGTTTTTCCGCCGAGATTACTTGGGCAAAGAAGATCGCGATCAGATTCTGTCCGGTGCGACATTGTCCGAGAAAGAACTCTCGCATCCGGCTTGGGAAGACTTGTGCGGCTACACTCCGTCTTGGATCCAGCCTTGGATGATGACTTTGGAGCGAGTGAAACCGTTGCTGAGTCAGAATATGCGCGACCTGTTGCAGGAGTATGATCCGGTCGCGGCAGTCGCCAATGCGATTGATCCGGAACAGGTGCGAGGCCGCAATCGCTTGGACATTTCGCAGTACACTTGGAGCAAGACCATGCTGGAAGGCCAGATCTTGACCTGGGGGGGCGACCGCATGGACATGGCCAACAGCATGGAGGCACGTCCGGCGTTCTTGGATCATCACGTCGCCGAGTACGCGGTTCAGATTCCGCCGGATGTTCGCATCCGCGACGGAGTGGAAAAGTGGGTGGTGCGCGAAGCGATGGTCAATGTCTTGCCGCGTGAGTTGTATGAGCGAGAAAAGTTCGCCTTCATGGCTCCGCCCGCTCATACCGATCCGGTCAAACGACAGGCGGTGCAAGAGATGCTGGATCACTGGTTGACCGACCAGCGACTGGCGGATGCCGGATTGCTGGATCAGCAAAGCATTCGTGATTTCGTTAGCGATGCGTGGCAGGAAACGGATTCCACCATTGCCAGACGGAACGACATCATCATCAACCATGCACTACAACTGCATATGTTGCATGGTCAGTATGTGGAAGATTTACCTTTGCCGGCAGTGGATTGA
- a CDS encoding aspartate/ornithine carbamoyltransferase family protein codes for MHTNSKGLRLDPHGLLKDVAEVIDRETLEPLVGESIVHPRQFTRRSVVALARLSALLETKNVEVDKPLDGKIAITAFFEASTRTRLSFESAMLRLDGKVLSVPDGQVTGIAKGESLADIGEMFNTYGDVVIMRHPDTDSVDRIRQNLQRPLINAGNGSGHHPSQALIDWFALLKWRPQLCTSDCPPDQRVHLGIIGTPGSMRAVKSFLRLSLMFTGAVSKITLISELADPVGLELTEPIEESPIPIEIVNDVQEVIGDLDVVYVNSIAFLGDDYRRMDNRYKLQQSSGLKENAVVMHPLARNDELSVDLDLTNHNLYFAQAAGAVFVRQALLATVLGRLDRISSTGI; via the coding sequence ATGCATACGAATTCAAAAGGTTTGCGGTTGGACCCGCATGGCCTGTTGAAAGATGTCGCCGAAGTGATCGATCGTGAGACGCTGGAACCATTGGTCGGCGAATCGATTGTGCATCCCCGACAGTTCACTCGGCGCAGCGTGGTTGCACTCGCTCGCTTGTCGGCATTGCTTGAAACCAAGAATGTCGAAGTCGACAAGCCGTTGGATGGGAAGATCGCGATCACGGCTTTCTTTGAAGCCAGCACTCGAACCCGTCTATCGTTTGAAAGCGCGATGCTGCGGCTGGACGGAAAGGTGCTTTCGGTTCCCGATGGTCAGGTGACGGGAATTGCCAAGGGCGAATCGCTGGCGGATATCGGCGAGATGTTCAATACCTATGGGGATGTCGTGATCATGCGACACCCCGATACCGACAGCGTCGATCGCATCCGTCAAAATTTGCAGCGTCCTTTGATCAACGCGGGAAATGGCAGCGGACACCATCCGTCGCAGGCATTGATTGATTGGTTCGCATTGCTGAAATGGCGACCGCAATTGTGCACGTCTGATTGCCCGCCCGATCAACGTGTGCACTTGGGGATCATTGGGACGCCCGGTTCGATGCGGGCGGTCAAAAGCTTCCTGCGATTGTCATTAATGTTCACGGGGGCCGTGTCGAAGATCACGTTGATTTCTGAATTGGCCGATCCCGTCGGTTTGGAGTTGACCGAACCGATTGAAGAGTCGCCGATTCCGATTGAAATCGTGAACGATGTTCAAGAGGTCATCGGCGATTTGGATGTGGTGTATGTCAATTCCATTGCGTTCTTGGGCGACGATTACCGACGGATGGACAATCGGTACAAGTTGCAGCAGTCAAGCGGATTAAAAGAAAACGCCGTGGTGATGCACCCGCTAGCCAGGAATGACGAGTTGTCTGTCGACTTAGATTTGACCAACCATAATCTGTACTTCGCTCAGGCAGCCGGCGCCGTGTTTGTTCGTCAGGCTTTGCTGGCGACAGTGCTGGGGCGGCTGGACCGAATTTCTTCGACCGGGATCTGA
- a CDS encoding sodium:solute symporter family transporter, translating to MLLADAEPILNPRDGYILLTIFGVLWIALGLWWGRRAKTYEGFAVAGRNVGLALGTATAVATWITSNTTMLAPQFALQLGVWGALGYATASFGLFAFAPVSGRIRTLMPHGFTAVEFIRCRYGIWGYVPFLLISLFYALTWLISMSMAGGKLLEVLSGIPYPVGMSVVLAVCVLYTLFGGMYAVIGTDFIQSLVIIVGLIVVALAILSTVEISDVHTELQQRRPMLLSVFFPAALMSLFNNMLFGFGEIFHSNVWWSRAFAMREGVGPKAYLLAGFLWLPIPIVAGFLGLAAPALDIGISQPDTVGPLVAATLLGNVGALLVFVVVFCSLASSIDSLLAATADLIVGDVWSPAFRAVRGTALDDAGKRRWSTFTILLLGAIAWIAAFQNLGTLATVLFFAGPMVASCIWPILGGLYFRQPGPIAAASAMVSGTLVGLVAYFQIGWFVGSLVGATVSGIVFLAVTAMMPKTFHFSTMSYEGDSA from the coding sequence ATGTTGTTGGCCGATGCCGAGCCCATATTGAATCCCCGCGACGGGTATATCTTGCTGACCATTTTCGGGGTGCTTTGGATTGCGCTCGGGCTTTGGTGGGGCAGGCGTGCAAAGACCTATGAAGGGTTTGCCGTTGCGGGCCGGAACGTCGGTTTGGCACTGGGAACAGCGACAGCGGTCGCCACATGGATCACGTCCAACACGACGATGTTGGCACCCCAATTCGCGCTTCAGTTGGGTGTTTGGGGGGCGTTGGGATATGCGACCGCCAGTTTCGGATTGTTTGCTTTTGCGCCGGTCAGCGGACGCATCCGCACACTGATGCCGCATGGCTTCACGGCGGTCGAATTCATTCGTTGTCGCTATGGGATCTGGGGTTATGTCCCGTTCCTGTTGATCAGTTTGTTTTACGCATTGACTTGGCTAATTAGCATGTCGATGGCGGGTGGGAAATTGCTGGAAGTCTTGTCGGGAATTCCTTATCCGGTGGGCATGTCGGTCGTGCTGGCCGTTTGCGTTCTGTACACGCTGTTCGGTGGCATGTATGCGGTGATCGGTACGGACTTCATTCAAAGTCTGGTGATCATTGTCGGGTTGATCGTGGTTGCGTTGGCTATCCTTTCGACCGTTGAGATTTCGGACGTGCACACCGAACTTCAGCAACGGCGACCGATGTTGTTAAGCGTGTTCTTTCCCGCGGCGTTGATGTCCCTATTCAACAACATGTTGTTCGGATTTGGCGAAATTTTTCATAGCAATGTGTGGTGGAGTCGTGCGTTCGCGATGCGCGAGGGTGTCGGTCCCAAGGCATATTTGCTGGCCGGTTTTCTGTGGTTGCCCATTCCCATCGTTGCCGGATTCTTGGGGTTGGCCGCGCCCGCGTTGGATATCGGAATCAGTCAGCCCGATACGGTGGGGCCGCTGGTTGCAGCAACACTTCTTGGGAACGTCGGTGCATTGCTTGTTTTCGTCGTCGTCTTTTGTTCGCTTGCATCCAGCATTGACAGTTTGCTTGCCGCGACCGCAGATTTGATCGTTGGGGATGTTTGGTCTCCCGCGTTCCGTGCTGTGCGTGGAACCGCTTTGGATGATGCAGGCAAGCGACGGTGGAGCACGTTCACGATTCTATTGCTCGGTGCGATCGCCTGGATCGCAGCGTTTCAGAATCTTGGGACGCTTGCGACCGTTTTGTTTTTTGCCGGCCCGATGGTCGCAAGTTGTATTTGGCCGATCTTGGGTGGGCTGTATTTCCGCCAACCTGGGCCGATAGCGGCGGCATCTGCGATGGTCTCTGGGACCCTGGTCGGGTTGGTCGCTTACTTTCAAATTGGATGGTTTGTCGGATCGTTGGTGGGGGCGACGGTGTCGGGCATTGTCTTTTTGGCAGTGACCGCAATGATGCCGAAGACGTTCCACTTTTCGACGATGTCGTACGAAGGTGACTCGGCATGA
- a CDS encoding sulfatase family protein, whose translation MTICAADDRPNLLIVLTDDHSVPHVGCYGNADIRTPNLDRFAEQGLRLDRMYVTAPQCVPARATIMTGQSSVATRMTRFSAPLDRDIPTFPERLRQSGYYTGVAGRIYHLDGHNIIGSKETKQVFADNNLMTFHDRLDHVNIADGGVGHVDQMVQFLDRVPHNQPWLLQLSFDDPHRPLSENAIADPHDPNAISLPKHVPDTDLVRKDFAKYYDEIARFDADFGRLIKILEDRKLTQRTLILFMGDNGAAVLRGKGTLYEWGLHVPALMRWDGMIEPGSQSDALITSEDIAPTFLQLAGVAPAPEMNGISFAALLKGESFEGREYFCAARGSHGYNLPLHTADFDLSRCVRTRRYKLIYNPLWQLPFQPVDMFALPLWTDLKIRHQTGRLPALYSRLYFSPQRPIFELYDLQNDPEELDNLVGQPEHAAIENELKSKLHEWMILQQDYVPLPIADFNPYLER comes from the coding sequence TTGACAATCTGCGCCGCCGACGACCGGCCCAACCTATTGATCGTCCTGACCGATGACCACAGCGTTCCACACGTCGGTTGCTACGGAAACGCTGACATACGGACGCCCAACCTTGACCGCTTTGCCGAACAGGGACTTCGTCTGGACCGGATGTATGTCACGGCGCCGCAGTGCGTCCCCGCACGGGCGACGATCATGACCGGCCAATCGTCGGTGGCAACGCGGATGACACGATTTTCCGCGCCTTTAGATCGGGACATCCCAACGTTTCCAGAACGACTGCGACAAAGCGGTTATTACACCGGTGTCGCGGGACGCATCTATCACCTGGACGGCCACAACATCATCGGGTCAAAAGAAACCAAGCAGGTATTTGCGGATAACAACCTGATGACATTTCATGATCGACTGGACCACGTCAACATTGCCGACGGCGGCGTGGGCCACGTCGACCAAATGGTGCAGTTCTTGGATAGGGTTCCGCACAACCAACCATGGCTTTTGCAACTCTCGTTCGATGATCCCCACCGACCTCTGTCGGAAAACGCCATTGCTGATCCACACGACCCAAATGCCATTTCGCTGCCCAAGCATGTCCCCGACACCGATCTGGTACGTAAAGACTTTGCCAAGTACTACGACGAGATCGCTCGATTTGATGCCGACTTTGGTCGCCTAATAAAGATTCTGGAAGACCGGAAGCTGACTCAACGCACGCTGATACTATTCATGGGCGATAACGGCGCGGCTGTCCTACGCGGCAAAGGCACTCTATACGAATGGGGCCTTCATGTCCCGGCATTGATGCGATGGGACGGGATGATTGAACCTGGATCGCAAAGCGACGCATTGATCACCAGCGAAGACATCGCCCCCACGTTTCTGCAGTTGGCCGGCGTCGCCCCCGCCCCTGAGATGAATGGAATCAGCTTCGCCGCGTTGTTGAAAGGGGAATCCTTTGAAGGACGAGAGTACTTTTGTGCCGCGCGAGGGTCGCATGGGTACAACCTTCCGCTGCACACGGCTGACTTTGACCTCAGTCGATGCGTCCGAACCCGTCGTTACAAGCTGATCTACAATCCGCTTTGGCAATTGCCTTTCCAACCGGTCGACATGTTCGCATTGCCTTTGTGGACCGACCTGAAGATTCGCCACCAGACGGGACGCCTGCCCGCACTGTATTCCCGCTTGTATTTCAGCCCCCAGCGTCCCATCTTCGAACTGTACGACCTACAAAACGATCCGGAAGAACTGGACAACCTGGTTGGACAGCCCGAGCATGCGGCTATCGAGAACGAATTGAAGAGCAAGCTTCACGAATGGATGATCTTGCAGCAAGACTACGTGCCGCTTCCCATTGCAGATTTCAATCCGTATCTAGAACGTTGA